Genomic window (Arthrobacter sp. StoSoilA2):
ACCAGTTTTCAATGGCGTACTTGGCCACCAGGCCAGCGTAGGCTGCGGTTCCGCAGGCCAGAACGATGATCTTGTCAACCTGCTTGAGGAGCTCAGGATCGATGCGGACTTCGTCCAGCGTCAGCTTTCCGTTGAGGTCCGAGCGTCCCAGGAGAGTCTGGGCCACGGCATCGGGCTGGTCGTGGATTTCCTTCTCCATGAAGGAGCTGAAGCCACCCTTTTCGGCAGAAGCCGGGTCCCAGTCAACGTGGTATTCCTTGCCTTCGGCGGGAGCGCCGAAGAAGTCGGTGATCTCCACGGAGTCCGCGGTGATGGTGACGATCTGGTCCTGGCCGAGTTCCACGGCGCGGCGCGTGTAGTCGATGAAGCCGGAGACGTCCGAGCCGAGGAAGTTCTCGCCGTCGCCAAGGCCGACCACGAGCGGGGAGTTGCGGCGGGCGGCCACGACGACGTCGGGCTGGTCCGCGTGGACGGCGAGGAGGGTGAAGGCACCCTCGAGACGCTGGCAGGCCAGGCGCATCGCCTTGGTGAGGTCGCCGCCGTTGCCATTGAGTTCGTTGCGGAAGATGTTGCCAACCAGTGCGGCAGCCACTTCGGTGTCGGTTTCGGACTCGAACGTGACGCCCTTGCCCAGCAACTCCTGCTTGAGCTCTGCGAAGTTTTCGATGATGCCGTTGTGAATCAGCGCCAGACGCCCGCCGTCGGAAAGGTGGGGGTGTGCGTTGCGGTCGGTGGGGCCGCCATGCGTGGCCCAACGGGTGTGGCCAATGCCGGTCAGGGATTCAGGAACCGGGTTTGCTTCCAGTTCACTGATCAGGTTGCTCAACTTGCCGGACTTTTTACGGGACGAGATGGTTCCATCAGCCACCACTGCGACGCCGGCGGAGTCATAGCCGCGGTACTCAAGACGACGCAGCCCCTCCACGACGACGTCAAGGGCGCTGTGACCAGCTGCCTTACGAGACGAATTGCCAACATAGCCTACGATTCCACACATGGGTATAAGCCTAACGGCTAGGTCAAACAACTGATGTGGGACGTCCCCCCTTCCACTCTTGTCTCTGACGCGTTAATCACTCAGAATTCACCCTCACGTCGTCCCGCATTTCCTGATCCGCCGGGCTAAGGGCAGAATCAGAACGTGACTTTGCAACGCACCGAAGCAAACGGCGACGGCGCTTCCCCCTTTGTTGAGCTGGACCGCCAAACGTGGTCCCGGCTGGCAGCACAGATGGAGCAGCCCCTCAACGAAGAGGACATTTTCCGTCTGCGCGGCCTCGGCGATCCCCTGGATATGAAGGAAGTGCGGGAGGTATACCTCCCCCTTTCGCGGCTTCTGCACCTCTACGTCGAAGCTTCACATCAGCTGCACGCGGCAACAACAACGTTCTTGGGCGAGCAAACACAACGCACCCCGTTTGTGATCGGCGTGGCCGGTTCCGTGGCTGTTGGAAAGTCCACCATCGCCCGCGTGCTCCGTGAAATGCTGCGACGCTGGCCGGGAACACCCAACGTGGAACTCATCACCACGGACGGCTTCCTCTACCCGCTGGCCGAATTGAAGCGCCGCCATTTGCTGGAACGTAAAGGTTTCCCGGAGTCCTACGACCGCCGGGCGCTGTTGCGTTTTGTGTCGGAAATCAAAGGTGGAGCCGAGGAGGTCCGGGCACCGTGGTACTCCCACGTCACCTACGACATCGTCCCGGGCAAGGAAGTCGTAGTGCGCCGGCCTGACGTGCTGATCGTGGAAGGCCTCAACGTTCTGGCCCCTGCCAGGCCCCGCATGGATGGCAAGCAGGGACTTGCGCTGAGCGACTTCTTTGATTTCTCCATCTACGTTGACGCCAAGACTTCCTATATCGAGGAGTGGTACGTGGACCGGTTCCGAAAGCTCCGCAGTACAGCCTTCGCGCAGCCGGAGTCCTACTTCCACCGGTACGCCACACTGTCCGACGAAGATGCCGAGTCAACAGCCCGCGGCATCTGGAAGCGCATCAACGAGCCGAACCTCGAAGAGAACGTGCTCCCCACCCGTGGCCGCGCCCAGCTGGTGCTTACCAAGGACGCAGACCATTCCATCCGTCGCATGCTTTTGCGGAAGGTCTAGCGTGGACACCCAACCCCAGCCGATGCCCAGCCGGAGGGCATTCGCGGGTTTGCTCACCGCTGGCGCTGGCCTGGCCGCCCTGACGGCCTGCACTCCGGATGGCTCCTCCTCCCCTGCCGCGGCTTCGGCGACGCCGTCCGGCGCTGCCTCGAGCGCCACGCCAACCCAAGTCACTGCCGTTACGCCCGCTGCCGCTACCGAGCCTTCCAGCGCACCGCCCTCACACGCCGCAGCCAGGCAATTCTCGCTGACCGATCCAGCGAGCCCTTGGGTGGTGGTCAACAAGCATCGGCCGCTGAACCCTCAAAACTATGTGCCGGCGGATTTGGTCCAGCCGAACATCCGGCTCGCCGTCACCGGCGAAGCCACACTGATGAACAGCACGACGGCGGCTGCCGCAGAGAAGATGTTCGCCGCAGCGGCGGCCGAGGGCGTCATCATGGCATTGGCGTCCGGGTACCGTTCCTATTCCACACAGGTCACCACATACAACGGCTACGTCGCGAACAGTGGCCAGGTTGCAGCCGACCGGGCCTCTGCACGGCCCGGTCATTCCGAACACCAAACGGGCTGGTCCTTTGACATAGCCGACGGCGGGGGTGCCTGCAGTTTCCAGCCCTGCTTCGCCGAGCAGCCCGCGGCTATTTGGGCCAAAGCCAACGCACACAAATTCGGTTTCATCGTCCGCTATCCATGGATGTTCCACGAAACAACCGGATACTTCTACGAGTCCTGGCACCTGCGCTACATCGGCGTCGAAGCAGCGACAGAGATGAACACCCGAGGCGTTGCAACACTTGAGGAGTACTTCGGGTTGGAAGCAGCGCCGGACTACCTGTAGGGCTGCCCTTTTTAGCCCGTCCGTTTAAACGGTACGGCCCGCTTCCTGGTAATCCGGTCAAACCGGTAATGCAGGAAAGCGGGCCGAAGCTGCTTGGGTTCTTATACAGCCAGTTCGCTGGGAGCGCTCAGGCGTTCTTTGACCACGGCGGCCAGGCTGTTGCAAATCCGCTCGGCCGTTTCCATGTCCGCAGCTTCCACCATGACGCGGACCAGGGCTTCGGTGCCGGACGGGCGGAGCAGCACACGGCCGGTTTCACCCAGTTCGAGTTCAGCAGCGGCTACTGCTGCAGCCACGCCTTCGTCTGTGGCGGCACGGGCCTTGTCCACGCCCTTGACGTTGATCATGAGCTGCGGGAGCTTGGCCATCGCCGTAGCGAGCTCCTTCAAGCTACGGCCCGTGAGGGCCACCTGCGCAGCAAGCTGCAGCCCGGTGAGTACGCCATCGCCGGTGGTTGCGTAGTCGGAGAAGATCACGTGGCCGGACTGTTCGCCGCCCAGGTTGTAGCCGCCGTCGCGCATTTCCTCCAGCACGTAACGGTCGCCAACAGCGGTTTCGCGGATGGTGATGCCGGCATTGCGGAGGGCAATCTTGAGACCGAGGTTGCTCATGACCGTGGCAACCAGGATGCTGTCCTTGAGCTTGCCCGCTTCATTGAGTGCCAGCGCCAGGATCGCCATGATCTGGTCGCCATCTACTTCGTTGCCTTCGTGGTCTACAGCGAGGCAGCGGTCGGCGTCGCCGTCGTGGGCAATGCCAAGGTTCGCGCCGTGCTTGACCACCGCTTCCTTCAACGGACCCAAGTGGGTGGAGCCTACGCCGTCGTTGATGTTCAGGCCGTCCGGCTCGGCGCCAATGACGACGACATCCGCGCCGGCGTCCTTGAACACCTGCGGCGAACAACCACTCGCCGCGCCGTGGGCGCAGTCCAGGACAACCTTCAGGCCCTCGAGGCGCTTGGGGAGGGTGCCGAGCAAGTGGACAATGTAGCGGTCCTCAGCGTCGGAGAAGCGCTGGATGCGTCCGACGTCGCCGCCCACGGGTCGCTGGGGCTCTTTGCCCAGCTGTGCTTCGATGGCGTCCTCGACGTCGTCGGGCAGCTTCTGGCCGCCGCGGGCGAAGAACTTGATCCCGTTATCAGGGGCCGGGTTATGGGAGGCGGAGAGCATCACGCCGAAATCGGCGTCGAGGTCTGCCACCAGATAGGCCGCAGCCGGGGTGGGCAGCACCCCGGCGTCATAGACGTCGATGCCGGAGCTGGAGAGCCCAGCTTCGACGGCGGCGGCAAGGAACTCGCCACTCGCTCTGGGGTCCCGGGCGACTACGGCGCGAGGCCGCTTGCCATCGGTTGTGCGGTCATGGCCGAGTACGACGGCGGCGGCCTGGGCCAGCTGCATAGCCAGCTCGGCGGTGAGCAATCCGTTCGCGAGACCGCGCACGCCATCTGTTCCAAATAATCTAGACATCGGCTCAAGTTTAGACGACGACGGGACACCACCCGTCCAGCAGCGTGTCGGAAGGTCATGTGCGCAGGTCAAATCCGGCTCACCGCTTGCATCTTCGAACTGCTTGAAGCGCAACTTCTTAAACGGCGAAAGCCCGCCCCGCCGAAACGGCGGAACGGGCCTTCGAGTAAGCGCAGATTAACGCTTGGAGTACTGCTGAGCCTTGCGTGCCTTCTTGAGACCAGCCTTCTTACGCTCGATGACGCGGGCGTCACGGCGCAGGTAACCGGCCTTCTTGAGGGTGGCGCGGTTGTTGTCGACGTCGATCTCGTTCAGCGAGCGGGCAACACCGAGGCGCAGTGCACCGGCTTGGCCGGAGATGCCACCGCCGTGGATGCGGGCGATGACGTCGTAGGCGCCTTCAAGATCAAGGATCTTGAAGGGCTCGTTGACATCCTGCTGGTGCAGCTTGTTCGGGAAGTAGTTCTCCAGCGTGCGGCCGTTGATGATCCACTTGCCGGAACCCGGGATGACGCGAACGCGTGCAACGGCTTCCTTGCGGCGGCCAACAGCTGCACCGGCAACGGTCAGTGCCGGGCGCTCCTTCTTGGGCGCATCTTCAACAGATGTGCTTTCAGAGGTGTAGCTGGTGAGGGTTTCCTCGGCCTCGACGGCTTCGGCGGTCAGTTCTTCGTTCTGAGCCACGGTTCTCCTTGTAATGAAAAGTTATTTGGTGGCCAGGACTACTGGGCGACCTGGGTGATTTCGAAAGTCTTCGGCTGCTGTGCAGCGTGCGGGTGCTCGGGGCCTGCGTAGACCTTGAGCTTGCCCAGCTGCTGAGCGGCGAGGGAGTTCTTGGGGAGCATGCCCTTGATGGCCTTCTCAACAGCGCGAACCGGGTTGGATTCCAGCAGCTCGGCGTAGTTGACGGAGGTCAGGCCGCCCGGGTAGCCGGAGTGGCGGTATGCGCGCTTCTGCTCCAGCTTGGCGCCGGTGAGGGCAACCTTTTCAGCGTTGATGATGATGACGAAGTCGCCCATGTCCATGTGGGACGCAAAGGTCGGCTTGTGCTTTCCGCGCAGCAGTGTTGCGGTCTGGCTGGCAAGACGACCAAGGACAACGTCGGTGGCGTCAATGACGT
Coding sequences:
- the glmS gene encoding glutamine--fructose-6-phosphate transaminase (isomerizing) gives rise to the protein MCGIVGYVGNSSRKAAGHSALDVVVEGLRRLEYRGYDSAGVAVVADGTISSRKKSGKLSNLISELEANPVPESLTGIGHTRWATHGGPTDRNAHPHLSDGGRLALIHNGIIENFAELKQELLGKGVTFESETDTEVAAALVGNIFRNELNGNGGDLTKAMRLACQRLEGAFTLLAVHADQPDVVVAARRNSPLVVGLGDGENFLGSDVSGFIDYTRRAVELGQDQIVTITADSVEITDFFGAPAEGKEYHVDWDPASAEKGGFSSFMEKEIHDQPDAVAQTLLGRSDLNGKLTLDEVRIDPELLKQVDKIIVLACGTAAYAGLVAKYAIENWCRIPTEVELAHEFRYRDPIVDANTLVVSISQSGETMDTLMAVRYAREQGAKTISICNTNGSTIPRESDAVLYTHAGPEIAVASTKAFLAQITAAYLLGLYLAQLRGNIFSGQIKDVLADLNKIPAKIQKILDNAGPLRELARSMKDEKSVLFLGRHVGFPVALEGALKLKEIAYIHAEGFAAGELKHGPIALIDDGQPVFVVVPSPRGRDSLHSKVVSNIQEVRARGARTLVIAEEGDESVKDYAEHVFYVPETPTLLMPLLTTVPLQIFAAELAGAKGYDVDQPRNLAKSVTVE
- the coaA gene encoding type I pantothenate kinase, whose product is MTLQRTEANGDGASPFVELDRQTWSRLAAQMEQPLNEEDIFRLRGLGDPLDMKEVREVYLPLSRLLHLYVEASHQLHAATTTFLGEQTQRTPFVIGVAGSVAVGKSTIARVLREMLRRWPGTPNVELITTDGFLYPLAELKRRHLLERKGFPESYDRRALLRFVSEIKGGAEEVRAPWYSHVTYDIVPGKEVVVRRPDVLIVEGLNVLAPARPRMDGKQGLALSDFFDFSIYVDAKTSYIEEWYVDRFRKLRSTAFAQPESYFHRYATLSDEDAESTARGIWKRINEPNLEENVLPTRGRAQLVLTKDADHSIRRMLLRKV
- a CDS encoding M15 family metallopeptidase, coding for MPSRRAFAGLLTAGAGLAALTACTPDGSSSPAAASATPSGAASSATPTQVTAVTPAAATEPSSAPPSHAAARQFSLTDPASPWVVVNKHRPLNPQNYVPADLVQPNIRLAVTGEATLMNSTTAAAAEKMFAAAAAEGVIMALASGYRSYSTQVTTYNGYVANSGQVAADRASARPGHSEHQTGWSFDIADGGGACSFQPCFAEQPAAIWAKANAHKFGFIVRYPWMFHETTGYFYESWHLRYIGVEAATEMNTRGVATLEEYFGLEAAPDYL
- the glmM gene encoding phosphoglucosamine mutase, whose product is MSRLFGTDGVRGLANGLLTAELAMQLAQAAAVVLGHDRTTDGKRPRAVVARDPRASGEFLAAAVEAGLSSSGIDVYDAGVLPTPAAAYLVADLDADFGVMLSASHNPAPDNGIKFFARGGQKLPDDVEDAIEAQLGKEPQRPVGGDVGRIQRFSDAEDRYIVHLLGTLPKRLEGLKVVLDCAHGAASGCSPQVFKDAGADVVVIGAEPDGLNINDGVGSTHLGPLKEAVVKHGANLGIAHDGDADRCLAVDHEGNEVDGDQIMAILALALNEAGKLKDSILVATVMSNLGLKIALRNAGITIRETAVGDRYVLEEMRDGGYNLGGEQSGHVIFSDYATTGDGVLTGLQLAAQVALTGRSLKELATAMAKLPQLMINVKGVDKARAATDEGVAAAVAAAELELGETGRVLLRPSGTEALVRVMVEAADMETAERICNSLAAVVKERLSAPSELAV
- the rpsI gene encoding 30S ribosomal protein S9, which encodes MAQNEELTAEAVEAEETLTSYTSESTSVEDAPKKERPALTVAGAAVGRRKEAVARVRVIPGSGKWIINGRTLENYFPNKLHQQDVNEPFKILDLEGAYDVIARIHGGGISGQAGALRLGVARSLNEIDVDNNRATLKKAGYLRRDARVIERKKAGLKKARKAQQYSKR
- the rplM gene encoding 50S ribosomal protein L13 — protein: MRTYTPKPGDINRQWHVIDATDVVLGRLASQTATLLRGKHKPTFASHMDMGDFVIIINAEKVALTGAKLEQKRAYRHSGYPGGLTSVNYAELLESNPVRAVEKAIKGMLPKNSLAAQQLGKLKVYAGPEHPHAAQQPKTFEITQVAQ